One bacterium genomic window carries:
- the rplL gene encoding 50S ribosomal protein L7/L12 translates to MEKVEKNVLDDIVEKIEKLSALELSELAKKLEEKFGVEGMMAPAAVMSVSTAGSGAAEEKKEEKTTFDVILKSAGANKIQAIKVVREITNFGLKEAKEFVESLPKPIKEKVSKEEAEEIKKKMAAIGAEVDIK, encoded by the coding sequence ATGGAAAAAGTTGAAAAAAATGTATTGGATGATATTGTAGAAAAAATAGAAAAACTTTCTGCGCTGGAACTTTCAGAATTAGCGAAAAAGCTAGAAGAAAAATTTGGTGTAGAAGGGATGATGGCACCTGCAGCAGTAATGAGTGTATCCACTGCTGGTTCTGGAGCAGCAGAGGAAAAGAAAGAAGAAAAGACCACTTTTGATGTAATATTGAAATCAGCAGGAGCAAATAAAATCCAGGCAATCAAAGTGGTAAGAGAGATAACAAATTTTGGATTAAAAGAAGCGAAGGAATTTGTAGAGTCATTACCGAAACCAATTAAAGAAAAAGTAAGTAAAGAAGAAGCAGAAGAAATAAAGAAAAAGATGGCAGCTATTGGCGCAGAAGTAGATATTAAATAA
- the rplJ gene encoding 50S ribosomal protein L10: MKRLTKKKKEEFVEKMSKQVQENNINIIVGFSGLSVLEMQKIRSGLKGKGCKMQVVKNTLLERIYKKIDCEDMCPKIGGPAFIVWTNTEDEIGILKEVYNFQKQLGKINVKAALIGKKIFSAEELSSIEKLPGKKEIEAKIVWILKMPARRIVNSLNFTLMRIIQDLKQISENKRKENENGKS, translated from the coding sequence ATGAAAAGATTGACCAAAAAGAAAAAAGAAGAATTTGTAGAGAAGATGAGTAAACAAGTCCAGGAAAATAATATAAACATTATCGTTGGGTTTTCAGGACTTTCTGTTCTTGAAATGCAAAAGATAAGAAGTGGATTAAAAGGGAAGGGATGTAAAATGCAGGTTGTTAAAAACACTCTACTTGAAAGGATATATAAGAAAATAGATTGTGAAGATATGTGTCCAAAAATAGGAGGACCTGCATTTATTGTCTGGACAAATACAGAAGATGAGATAGGTATTCTGAAAGAGGTTTATAACTTCCAGAAGCAATTGGGAAAAATAAATGTTAAAGCAGCTCTTATAGGGAAAAAAATTTTCTCTGCAGAAGAACTATCATCAATAGAAAAACTACCTGGGAAGAAAGAAATAGAGGCAAAGATTGTATGGATTTTAAAGATGCCTGCAAGAAGAATTGTTAACTCACTAAACTTTACCTTAATGAGAATAATACAGGATTTAAAACAAATATCAGAAAATAAAAGAAAGGAGAACGAAAATGGAAAAAGTTGA
- the rplA gene encoding 50S ribosomal protein L1, whose translation MKIRSKKYKEIEKKKEDKVYGIEEIVDRLKDMAGKRKFDETVNMAIRLGIDVKKLQQPVRGSVVLPYGSGKSVKVLVFATGEDVGKAKEAGADYVGGEELAEKIKNGFMDFDSVVATPDMMKIVSPLGKILGPRGLMPNPKSGTVTKDIKGIITELKKGRIEFRMDKDGNLHLPVGKASFDKEKLIENINSALKAVLAAKPSSAKGNYIRNVTLSLTMSPPLKLDTGKVLKEIEII comes from the coding sequence GTGAAGATACGGAGCAAAAAGTATAAAGAGATAGAAAAGAAAAAAGAAGATAAGGTATATGGAATTGAAGAGATAGTTGATAGGTTGAAAGATATGGCTGGAAAAAGAAAATTTGATGAAACAGTTAATATGGCAATCCGTCTGGGAATTGATGTTAAAAAACTACAGCAGCCGGTAAGAGGTTCCGTAGTTCTTCCTTATGGTTCTGGAAAATCCGTAAAGGTTCTTGTCTTTGCTACGGGAGAGGATGTCGGAAAAGCAAAAGAGGCAGGGGCTGACTATGTAGGGGGAGAAGAATTAGCAGAAAAGATTAAGAATGGTTTTATGGACTTTGATAGTGTTGTAGCAACTCCTGATATGATGAAGATAGTATCTCCTTTAGGAAAAATATTAGGACCAAGAGGCCTTATGCCAAATCCCAAAAGTGGAACTGTAACAAAAGATATAAAAGGAATTATAACTGAACTAAAAAAAGGACGGATAGAGTTTAGAATGGATAAAGATGGAAATTTACATCTTCCTGTAGGTAAGGCCTCTTTTGATAAAGAAAAATTGATAGAAAATATAAATTCTGCCTTAAAGGCGGTTCTTGCAGCAAAACCTTCTTCGGCAAAAGGTAATTATATTCGTAATGTAACCCTTTCCTTAACTATGTCTCCTCCTTTAAAACTTGACACAGGAAAGGTACTCAAAGAGATTGAAATTATTTAG
- the rplK gene encoding 50S ribosomal protein L11, whose amino-acid sequence MVEKKVKAVIKLQIPAGQATPAPPVGPALGQHGVNIMEFCKAFNAETKGKEGILPVVLTVYEDRSFEYKIKTPLTAELIKKAVNIVKGSGVPNREKVAKITKKQIEEIAKIKMADLNTDNLQSAIKIVEGTAKSMGVEVVE is encoded by the coding sequence ATGGTTGAAAAAAAAGTAAAGGCAGTTATAAAACTCCAGATTCCGGCAGGACAGGCAACACCTGCCCCACCGGTAGGTCCTGCACTGGGGCAACATGGAGTTAATATTATGGAGTTTTGTAAGGCGTTTAATGCTGAAACAAAAGGAAAAGAGGGAATCCTACCTGTAGTATTAACAGTTTATGAAGACCGTAGTTTTGAATATAAAATTAAAACCCCACTTACAGCGGAACTGATTAAAAAAGCAGTAAATATAGTAAAAGGCTCAGGAGTACCTAATAGAGAAAAAGTAGCGAAAATTACCAAAAAACAGATTGAGGAAATCGCAAAGATAAAGATGGCTGATTTGAATACAGACAACCTTCAAAGTGCTATAAAAATAGTAGAAGGAACAGCAAAAAGCATGGGCGTGGAAGTAGTTGAATAG